DNA from Tripterygium wilfordii isolate XIE 37 chromosome 4, ASM1340144v1, whole genome shotgun sequence:
GAGATTGTACCAAATTTATCGGCATTAATAGCCTGCTTGAACCATTAAGATCACTCTTTTGtagggttttctttattttccatGGATCTTCGTAGAGTCTCAAAGTCGTTGAGACACCAAGTCCATTGATCCCCTCCATAGTATTGAAATCATCTTGATGGTTGAAAGAATTAGGGTTCTTGCGTTTTCTTGAACGCTcttcgatttcttcttcttcttgtttagtCGGGAAAAAATTGTGCAGAAAAGGAGGACGAGTACTTCTTGATGCATGGGGATCAATAGTGAACTCTATGGAACCCTCCACGTCTTGGCCAACACCACTTTCATCCTCACTAGCCATAACAACTaatattgagagagagagagagagagagagagagatgggtgtAGTTGTTTGTGATTTGTGTATAGATTTGCTAGAGAGAACTCATTTTTATACTCAATAAACAACTTCTTCTGATGGGATTTGGATATGGATGTAGATATGAATTTGTGTACGTGCATGCTTTCTTGTATAATTTAACTAGGATTGGCGGCTAATACAGTAATCAGAACTcctaattataatattataacaATTTGTTTGAAAAGTAGGTAGATAATCTGCGTATGTATAtacaaacatacatatatatatatatattaaggaaTCAATCAAGATTATTAGTAATGCTAAGAGAGCTGTGGAAAAGATTCATTCGAATCAGATTGGCCTTAATGAGGATGGAACTATAGTTCAAGAAATCAAGAGCGCCATTGATTCCTCTGCAACTTTTAAAGTGTATGTTTAGACCACAAGGTTCCAACAAGGTTGTCCATTGTATTGCTCAATTTGCTTTAAGAATTCTTATTCCTTGCGAATGGAGATCGTCTCTCGAGCCTGCTTGGCTCCAAGAGGTGAGGTTGTAATGACAGATTTATTGTCGAttcttatttaataaaatatattccttcccttaaaaaaaaaaaagcaatggtAGATAAATGTGATGAGCCTATTTAGATAAACTTAAAAATGGCATTTGAAATTGGATGCAGTAGAGAGACCAGTAGATCACATATCATAGGGCTTATGGATCTGAATTCATCTTGGACGTCAACTGTGTTGCGGCCCAAACTCGAGATTACGGGTTGGGCTCCACGCTTTAAGGCCCATGATTAGTGGTGAAGGCTCTGCCTGATATTTCATCAGCCCTGTTTGTCACATCATTCaggaagataaaataaaaaaaaatgatttatttatttatttaggaaAAGAAAACCGGCCTTGAATAGAactaaaaaaaaaggacaagtaTTATATGTCAAATTTTTGCATaacatgatttatttatttttattaaaaaaaacttaaacaaactaaccaaatttatttatatttttttcatgtAATAGGAGTAC
Protein-coding regions in this window:
- the LOC119997038 gene encoding B3 domain-containing protein At2g33720-like translates to MASEDESGVGQDVEGSIEFTIDPHASRSTRPPFLHNFFPTKQEEEEIEERSRKRKNPNSFNHQDDFNTMEGINGLGVSTTLRLYEDPWKIKKTLQKSDLNGSSRLLMPINLVQSHILPLFDDADEVEGGGVRVTIWDHDTGTEHQLEFKRWTSSNSYIFNGEWTKEFVKRRRLAIGDQIGIFWNPYSSRFHFSVLNRALGNNNN